The following are from one region of the Paraglaciecola sp. L1A13 genome:
- a CDS encoding DUF2909 domain-containing protein, which yields MLIKIIIGILLIVMIFNLFKAMVIMLKDEPKQPNMSKYIGRRVLTSVAIVVLLLIAIATGLIEPNHRPF from the coding sequence GTGTTAATAAAGATAATCATCGGAATACTACTTATTGTTATGATCTTTAATTTGTTCAAAGCCATGGTGATAATGCTTAAAGACGAACCTAAACAACCCAATATGAGTAAATATATTGGACGACGCGTCTTAACATCGGTAGCGATTGTAGTCCTGCTTCTTATCGCCATTGCTACGGGGCTTATCGAACCAAACCATCGTCCTTTCTAA
- a CDS encoding cytochrome c oxidase subunit 3 translates to MAQPNYEKYYVPASSPWPIVGAVALFLIAVGAGNFVIEHSKGTTGYGGYILLAGFATLIFMLFGWFRNQIHESMTGLYSAQLGRSYRQGMAWFIFSEVMFFGAFFGALFYARMIAIPWLGGSSNNDATNEVLWPAFQAMWPLVETPGGTKTEAMGWYGLPLINTVILLISSVTCHFAHVALEENKRGRLKLMLGLTVLLGAIFMSLQVEEYIHAYQEMGLTLQSGVYGNTFFLLTGFHGLHVTLGAIILFIMLLRIFKGHFTPEHHFAFQAASWYWHFVDVVWVMLFFFVYIL, encoded by the coding sequence ATGGCTCAGCCAAATTATGAAAAATACTATGTACCAGCTAGTAGCCCGTGGCCAATTGTGGGGGCTGTGGCACTATTTTTGATTGCCGTTGGAGCCGGAAATTTTGTTATTGAACATTCAAAAGGAACAACTGGTTACGGTGGATATATATTATTAGCTGGCTTTGCTACGTTAATTTTTATGTTGTTTGGCTGGTTCAGAAATCAAATTCATGAATCCATGACTGGTCTATACAGTGCACAATTGGGCCGTTCGTATCGTCAAGGTATGGCCTGGTTTATTTTTTCAGAAGTGATGTTCTTCGGTGCTTTTTTTGGTGCTCTATTTTATGCCCGCATGATCGCCATTCCATGGCTAGGTGGCTCGTCTAATAACGATGCAACTAATGAAGTGCTTTGGCCAGCTTTTCAGGCTATGTGGCCTTTAGTAGAAACACCTGGTGGAACTAAAACTGAGGCCATGGGGTGGTACGGATTACCCCTTATCAATACTGTGATTCTGCTAATCTCGTCAGTGACATGCCATTTTGCACACGTGGCTTTGGAAGAAAATAAACGTGGTCGGCTAAAACTGATGTTGGGTCTCACCGTGTTGTTAGGCGCTATATTCATGTCTTTACAAGTTGAAGAGTATATTCACGCTTACCAAGAAATGGGACTAACGTTGCAGTCCGGCGTATATGGGAATACCTTCTTTTTGCTTACTGGCTTTCATGGATTACATGTAACCTTAGGTGCGATTATTTTATTCATCATGTTATTGCGAATATTTAAGGGGCATTTTACACCTGAACACCATTTCGCCTTTCAAGCGGCTAGTTGGTACTGGCATTTTGTCGATGTAGTTTGGGTGATGTTGTTCTTTTTTGTCTATATTTTATAG
- a CDS encoding cytochrome c oxidase assembly protein, with amino-acid sequence MTDKRQQPQAPDAASNSHPPSNAKMVGKLLVVVLGMFGFGFALVPLYDVFCDLTGLNGKTANSAAIYEVMEIDESRTITVDFITRTNSGMAWQFEAQTRQVKVHPGQMNEVNFTVKNPTQHLVVGQAVPSVSPGMAALFLNKTECFCFEQQVLQAGESAVMPMRFYVDPQLPQDITYFTLQYTLYDVTSTAGDLAMNSGEQENE; translated from the coding sequence ATGACAGACAAAAGGCAACAACCTCAAGCGCCTGACGCCGCCAGCAATAGTCACCCGCCTAGCAATGCTAAGATGGTGGGTAAGTTGTTGGTAGTCGTTCTGGGAATGTTTGGTTTTGGTTTTGCGTTAGTTCCACTTTACGATGTGTTTTGTGATTTGACTGGATTAAACGGTAAAACCGCAAACTCAGCGGCTATCTATGAAGTGATGGAGATTGACGAGTCACGCACCATAACGGTGGACTTTATCACACGTACCAACTCAGGTATGGCATGGCAATTTGAAGCGCAAACACGGCAAGTGAAAGTGCATCCTGGTCAAATGAACGAGGTGAATTTCACAGTTAAAAATCCTACACAGCACTTAGTCGTTGGCCAAGCGGTACCATCAGTTTCGCCGGGCATGGCTGCGTTATTTCTCAATAAAACAGAGTGTTTTTGTTTTGAGCAGCAAGTTTTGCAAGCAGGTGAGTCAGCGGTCATGCCTATGCGGTTTTATGTAGACCCTCAATTACCACAAGACATTACCTATTTTACGTTGCAGTACACTCTATACGACGTCACGTCGACGGCAGGTGATCTTGCAATGAATAGCGGTGAACAGGAGAACGAATAA
- a CDS encoding N-acetyltransferase produces the protein MFVVRKANAVDGKDAVALIISSAPVALNRLFSQHTEERDYLAKTFLIKAFTKQAGQFGYGNHRVIEIDNKVAAIGCGWQFDMGEAYVQATLESMTSYYQGTDVLEVLHRCQVLQQVFARPGVDEMCVGHIGVADEFQRQGLCRQLLAHFESLAKADNKQALTLDVKQDNLAAIHCYQRFGFNVVRTTKDASPMSLGIYVHMRKTL, from the coding sequence ATGTTTGTTGTGCGTAAAGCAAACGCGGTTGATGGCAAAGATGCCGTGGCATTGATTATTTCATCCGCTCCCGTTGCGTTAAATAGATTATTTAGCCAGCATACAGAAGAGCGTGATTACCTCGCTAAAACTTTTTTAATAAAGGCATTTACTAAGCAAGCCGGGCAATTTGGCTATGGTAACCACAGAGTTATTGAAATTGATAATAAAGTCGCGGCCATAGGTTGTGGTTGGCAATTTGATATGGGCGAGGCTTATGTGCAAGCTACGCTTGAAAGTATGACCAGCTATTACCAAGGTACAGATGTACTCGAGGTTTTACATCGATGTCAGGTCTTACAACAAGTATTTGCGCGTCCTGGGGTTGATGAAATGTGTGTGGGGCACATAGGTGTGGCAGACGAATTTCAACGTCAAGGGTTGTGTCGTCAATTACTAGCGCATTTCGAATCTTTGGCAAAAGCGGACAATAAGCAAGCGCTGACTCTGGATGTAAAACAAGACAACCTTGCTGCTATTCACTGTTATCAGCGTTTCGGTTTCAACGTCGTTCGCACCACCAAGGACGCAAGCCCAATGTCACTCGGCATTTATGTGCATATGCGCAAAACGCTATAG
- the ctaD gene encoding cytochrome c oxidase subunit I, which produces MSTVTETLHQDDDHHEHHAPPSGIKRWLYTTNHKDIGTLYLWFAFIMFLIGGAMAMVIRAELFQPGLQIVEPHFFNQMTTVHGLIMVFGAVMPAFTGLANWLVPMMIGAPDMALPRMNNWSFWILPFAFLILLSSLFMDGGGPAFGWTFYAPLSTTYSGDSTALFVFSVHIMGISSIMGAINVIVTIFNMRAPGMTWMKMPLFVWTWLITAFLLIAVMPVLAGAVTMVLTDKFFGTSFFDAAGGGDPVMFQHIFWFFGHPEVYIMILPAFGIISQIVPTFSRKRLFGYSSMVYATASIALLSFIVWAHHMFTTGMPVFAEMFFMLATMLISVPTGVKIFNWVATMWRGSLSFEVPMLFALAFIVLFTIGGLSGLMLAITPVDFQYHDTYFVVAHFHYVLVTGAIFSIMAAVYYWLPKWTGKMFDIPLAKWHFWCSLVSVNVLFFPMHFVGLAGMPRRIPDYALQFADFNKWISLGGFAFGLSQLIFLVIIIKACRKQGEPVSDQVWEGAEGLEWEIPSPAPYHTFETPPVIK; this is translated from the coding sequence ATGAGCACAGTTACTGAAACGCTTCATCAAGACGACGACCATCACGAACATCATGCGCCACCTTCAGGGATAAAGCGCTGGTTATATACTACCAATCATAAAGATATTGGTACGTTATATTTGTGGTTCGCGTTCATCATGTTTTTAATCGGTGGAGCCATGGCGATGGTTATTCGCGCCGAGTTATTTCAACCGGGTTTGCAAATAGTCGAGCCACACTTTTTTAATCAAATGACCACTGTACATGGCTTGATTATGGTTTTTGGTGCGGTTATGCCGGCTTTTACAGGTCTAGCTAACTGGCTTGTGCCCATGATGATTGGTGCGCCTGATATGGCTTTACCACGCATGAATAACTGGAGTTTCTGGATCCTGCCTTTTGCCTTTTTAATTCTCTTGTCTTCGTTGTTTATGGATGGCGGCGGTCCTGCATTCGGTTGGACTTTCTACGCGCCTTTATCCACGACGTATAGTGGTGACAGTACTGCTCTATTTGTATTTTCGGTTCATATCATGGGTATCTCGTCGATTATGGGTGCGATTAACGTCATCGTTACCATATTCAATATGCGAGCACCCGGAATGACGTGGATGAAAATGCCACTTTTTGTATGGACGTGGCTGATCACTGCCTTTTTACTAATCGCAGTGATGCCGGTTTTAGCTGGCGCGGTAACCATGGTGCTGACAGATAAGTTTTTTGGGACCAGTTTTTTCGATGCGGCAGGTGGTGGCGATCCAGTAATGTTTCAGCATATTTTCTGGTTCTTCGGTCATCCCGAGGTGTACATCATGATCTTGCCGGCATTTGGTATTATTTCGCAGATAGTTCCGACATTTTCTCGAAAGCGGCTGTTTGGTTATTCCTCAATGGTTTATGCGACCGCATCAATTGCCTTATTGTCATTTATCGTTTGGGCACATCATATGTTTACGACGGGTATGCCTGTATTTGCCGAAATGTTCTTTATGTTGGCGACTATGTTGATATCCGTCCCAACGGGCGTAAAAATATTTAACTGGGTGGCAACTATGTGGCGTGGCTCGTTGAGCTTTGAAGTGCCTATGTTATTTGCGTTAGCGTTTATAGTGCTGTTCACCATTGGCGGTTTGTCGGGTCTGATGTTGGCGATTACCCCAGTGGATTTCCAATATCATGATACCTATTTTGTGGTTGCGCATTTTCATTATGTGCTAGTGACCGGCGCTATATTTTCGATTATGGCCGCTGTTTACTACTGGTTACCGAAATGGACTGGAAAGATGTTTGATATCCCGTTGGCTAAATGGCACTTTTGGTGCTCATTAGTTTCGGTTAATGTGTTGTTCTTCCCTATGCACTTCGTCGGTTTAGCCGGTATGCCAAGACGGATCCCTGATTACGCGTTGCAATTTGCAGATTTCAATAAATGGATAAGCTTAGGCGGATTTGCATTCGGTTTATCGCAATTAATTTTCTTGGTTATCATTATTAAAGCTTGCCGTAAGCAAGGTGAACCTGTGAGCGACCAAGTTTGGGAAGGAGCGGAAGGCCTAGAATGGGAAATACCTTCACCAGCTCCTTATCATACGTTCGAAACGCCGCCAGTTATTAAGTAA
- a CDS encoding polysaccharide deacetylase family protein, with protein MDRIIFCILVCTCIFISSSKVQAADNAVILLYHHVSNTTPASTSVTPQTFTQHMNYLAEHYNVLPLKDIIVALQKKRTLPDNAIAITFDDGFKNIYQNGHPIMAKLNLPYTVFINPDLVNKVDYHLSWDDMRNMAKQGASFANHNLRHEHMLNRLPDESDTAWLARRIADIQQAEALLEENLDVKDKFFAYPYGEFSPALQARLTELGYVGFAQSSGAIASYSDFSALSRFPAAGIYANLDRLKVKMASLAMPVTNVSPTTPLVDPDPFVFQFSVQSDDINNSQLACYFQGNSQAITREGERISIAFTQQLPLGRSRVNCTAPSKRQPSRYYWYSKPWFVPTTDGKWLD; from the coding sequence ATGGATCGTATCATTTTTTGTATATTAGTTTGCACCTGTATTTTCATCTCAAGCAGTAAGGTGCAAGCTGCGGACAATGCAGTTATTTTACTTTATCACCACGTCAGCAATACAACACCTGCTTCAACGAGTGTAACGCCGCAAACGTTTACGCAACATATGAATTATTTGGCCGAGCATTACAATGTTTTACCATTAAAAGACATCATCGTAGCACTTCAGAAAAAACGAACACTGCCAGACAATGCGATCGCGATCACGTTTGATGATGGCTTTAAGAATATTTATCAAAATGGCCACCCTATAATGGCCAAACTGAATCTACCCTATACCGTATTTATCAACCCAGATTTAGTCAACAAAGTTGACTATCATTTAAGTTGGGATGATATGCGCAATATGGCTAAGCAAGGAGCAAGCTTTGCTAACCATAATCTACGTCATGAGCACATGTTAAACCGCTTACCTGATGAAAGTGATACTGCTTGGTTAGCCCGTCGCATAGCCGATATACAACAGGCCGAAGCGTTACTTGAAGAAAACTTAGATGTTAAGGATAAATTTTTTGCCTACCCTTATGGCGAATTCTCACCTGCTTTACAAGCACGTTTAACAGAACTTGGCTACGTGGGTTTTGCGCAGTCTTCGGGTGCTATCGCCAGTTATAGTGACTTTTCAGCTTTGTCACGCTTTCCCGCTGCCGGTATTTACGCCAACTTAGACCGACTAAAGGTCAAAATGGCGAGCTTAGCCATGCCAGTAACGAATGTTTCACCAACAACACCTTTAGTCGATCCAGACCCATTTGTATTTCAATTTAGCGTACAAAGTGACGACATTAATAACAGTCAATTGGCCTGTTATTTTCAAGGTAATTCTCAAGCCATAACACGTGAAGGCGAGCGTATTTCTATAGCGTTTACCCAACAATTACCATTGGGACGTTCAAGAGTTAACTGTACAGCGCCAAGTAAACGACAGCCATCACGTTATTATTGGTACTCTAAACCATGGTTTGTACCAACAACAGATGGCAAGTGGTTGGACTGA
- the cyoE gene encoding heme o synthase — MSKSVGITPHNITAKFTANWRDYYEMTKPKVVMLLLLTALVGMCLASENWISWKILIAGLTGIGLLSSAAAVINHVVDREIDAKMARTSNRPLPKGKVSPKRAIIFAGLLTVVGYIILELWVNRLTALLTLASLVGYAFVYTMYLKRATPQNIVIGGLAGAAPPLLGWTAVTNDIHAHALLLVLIVFIWTPPHFWALAIHREKDYARAKIPMLPVTHGIEFTKTSILLYTILLTLICLLPYLIGMTGVIYLLGSSALNAGFLYYAWKLKFASDDNTAMQTFKFSIIHLMVLFVVLLVDHYMRFTF; from the coding sequence ATGAGTAAATCAGTTGGTATTACACCTCATAACATCACTGCTAAATTTACCGCAAATTGGCGTGATTATTATGAAATGACCAAGCCCAAAGTGGTGATGTTATTATTATTAACGGCCTTGGTGGGTATGTGCTTGGCAAGCGAAAACTGGATAAGCTGGAAGATCCTTATCGCAGGCCTAACAGGTATTGGACTTCTTTCCTCTGCCGCTGCGGTTATCAACCATGTCGTCGATAGGGAAATCGATGCTAAAATGGCTCGAACCTCTAATCGGCCTTTACCTAAAGGAAAGGTTTCTCCTAAAAGGGCGATTATATTTGCAGGGCTACTAACCGTTGTTGGCTACATTATTTTAGAATTGTGGGTTAATCGTTTAACGGCACTGCTCACTTTAGCGAGTTTAGTTGGCTACGCTTTCGTTTATACTATGTACTTAAAGAGAGCTACTCCACAAAATATTGTAATTGGTGGGTTAGCAGGCGCCGCACCACCCTTACTAGGTTGGACAGCGGTAACAAATGATATTCATGCACACGCTCTGCTATTAGTGCTAATTGTTTTTATTTGGACCCCGCCTCATTTCTGGGCGTTGGCTATCCATCGTGAGAAAGATTACGCACGGGCGAAGATCCCCATGTTACCTGTAACCCATGGCATTGAATTCACTAAAACTTCAATCTTGTTATACACAATATTACTGACGCTTATTTGTTTATTACCTTATCTCATAGGTATGACAGGAGTTATCTATTTGCTTGGCTCTAGCGCATTAAATGCCGGCTTCTTGTACTATGCGTGGAAATTGAAATTCGCCAGTGACGACAACACCGCCATGCAAACGTTTAAGTTTTCAATTATTCATTTGATGGTATTGTTTGTGGTCTTATTGGTTGATCATTACATGAGATTTACTTTTTGA
- a CDS encoding SCO family protein, whose amino-acid sequence MKKLSLGLVAVVALVVGIVIAINIAPPQSEKTEYIKLYPQARALPEFSLVDSKGQVLTNKNFRQQWTLIFVGYTFCPDICPTTLADLSSIYPQLQSIDGQYPIKVAFISVDPARDTTERLAEYIEFFEPDFIAATGEHADIFPFVRALGMMYSISQSTDDPNYLVDHSASIVLINPQGNVIGRFKPEFSPGKVAVSDSERILHDMAILATEPQ is encoded by the coding sequence TTGAAAAAATTAAGTTTAGGGTTAGTCGCCGTGGTGGCATTGGTGGTCGGGATCGTAATTGCGATAAATATTGCGCCGCCACAGAGTGAAAAAACTGAATATATTAAGCTGTATCCTCAGGCTAGGGCGTTACCTGAATTTTCGTTAGTTGATAGCAAGGGCCAAGTATTGACCAACAAAAATTTTCGGCAGCAATGGACGTTGATTTTTGTGGGATACACTTTTTGTCCCGATATATGCCCAACTACCTTAGCTGATTTAAGCAGTATCTATCCACAGCTGCAAAGTATCGATGGCCAGTACCCAATTAAAGTCGCGTTTATTTCTGTCGATCCGGCACGTGATACCACTGAAAGGCTAGCCGAATATATAGAGTTTTTTGAACCTGATTTCATAGCTGCCACTGGAGAACACGCCGATATCTTTCCATTTGTTCGAGCTCTGGGCATGATGTATTCCATTTCACAAAGCACTGATGACCCAAACTATTTGGTCGATCATAGCGCGTCGATTGTGTTGATAAATCCGCAAGGAAATGTGATCGGCCGATTTAAGCCTGAATTTTCGCCAGGGAAAGTCGCGGTCAGTGACAGCGAGCGCATTCTGCATGATATGGCTATATTGGCTACAGAACCGCAATAA
- a CDS encoding heme A synthase codes for MRKLVLAGLILAVTVIVLGAYTRLTDAGLGCPDWPGCYGHYKVPAAQEQINAAELAFPERPLEPQKAWNEMIHRYFASALGLLIVVIFIISIAKRAYHRPIKLPFFLLCLVIFQGMLGMWTVTLNLLPIVVLGHLLGGFAVLSSLFLLYLRLVPYRIPGGDHQVRRLGKYALLGIGILLGQIALGGWTSANYAALACTELPICESNWYQKLDFIGAFSLPEAVNYEYGVHNYAQRMTMHIVHRAGALLTFIYLCWLATRIYAVASSSFLKKIAVALVVVLGIQVILGVSNVVFSLPVAVAVLHNAVAALLLQILVLLSYSLYRKT; via the coding sequence ATGAGGAAGTTGGTATTGGCGGGGCTTATCCTTGCCGTAACTGTGATAGTGCTAGGTGCATATACACGGTTAACCGATGCAGGGCTAGGATGTCCAGATTGGCCGGGGTGTTACGGCCATTACAAGGTTCCGGCTGCACAAGAGCAGATCAACGCTGCAGAGCTAGCATTCCCTGAACGGCCATTAGAGCCTCAAAAAGCTTGGAACGAAATGATCCATCGCTATTTTGCCAGTGCGCTCGGTTTATTGATTGTTGTTATCTTTATCATCAGTATTGCTAAAAGGGCCTATCACCGACCAATTAAATTACCGTTTTTTCTTCTGTGCTTAGTGATTTTTCAGGGTATGTTGGGCATGTGGACTGTTACACTAAATTTATTACCTATAGTGGTGCTTGGCCATTTGCTCGGTGGTTTTGCTGTTCTGTCATCGCTATTTTTATTGTATTTACGCTTAGTGCCGTATCGAATTCCGGGGGGCGACCATCAGGTCCGTAGGCTCGGAAAGTATGCTTTGTTGGGTATCGGTATTTTACTTGGACAGATCGCGTTAGGGGGTTGGACGTCTGCTAACTATGCAGCTCTTGCGTGTACCGAGCTACCTATTTGTGAGAGTAACTGGTACCAGAAATTGGATTTTATTGGCGCATTTAGCCTACCTGAAGCGGTTAACTATGAATATGGCGTCCATAATTATGCCCAACGTATGACGATGCACATAGTGCATCGAGCGGGTGCATTACTCACCTTTATCTATCTGTGCTGGCTGGCAACACGCATATATGCAGTGGCCAGTTCTAGTTTCTTGAAAAAAATTGCAGTGGCGTTGGTTGTCGTGCTGGGTATTCAAGTTATTTTAGGTGTCAGTAATGTCGTGTTTAGTTTGCCAGTTGCTGTCGCAGTATTGCACAACGCAGTTGCTGCGTTGTTGTTGCAAATACTCGTTTTGCTTAGCTACAGCCTTTATCGAAAAACATAG
- a CDS encoding SURF1 family protein: MLSVLKRLPIVSTLVTLCAVVIMFALANWQLQRGLNKAQRIESMATASAREPFSFEQIKMYKGDIQDLPITINATLNPEQVLLLDNRIHQGRPGFEVLAVAKSDGHNVLVNFGWITGKQIRSDLPTVTLPNLLAGERGRVVLPSNNPLITETATLTTTWPKVIQQIDIHFVEQMLQIELVPFVITLTVNDNPQFVRKWQPVIMPPEKHYAYAIQWLGLGVAAFLVYFFALRNRLKKVSNDEHQ, encoded by the coding sequence ATGCTTAGCGTCCTTAAGCGATTGCCTATAGTTTCTACCCTAGTGACTTTATGTGCTGTTGTCATCATGTTTGCTCTTGCTAACTGGCAACTTCAAAGAGGGCTGAACAAAGCACAGCGAATTGAAAGCATGGCGACTGCATCAGCACGTGAACCGTTCTCTTTCGAACAGATCAAAATGTATAAAGGAGATATTCAAGATTTACCGATCACGATCAACGCGACGCTTAATCCAGAGCAGGTATTGCTGCTTGATAATCGTATACATCAAGGGCGTCCGGGTTTCGAGGTTTTAGCCGTGGCTAAAAGTGACGGGCATAATGTATTGGTTAACTTTGGATGGATAACAGGAAAGCAAATCCGCTCGGATTTACCTACTGTGACGTTACCTAATTTATTGGCTGGCGAGCGAGGGCGAGTTGTTCTGCCGAGTAATAACCCACTTATTACAGAAACAGCAACATTGACAACAACTTGGCCTAAGGTCATACAACAAATAGATATCCACTTTGTAGAACAGATGCTACAGATAGAACTCGTTCCTTTTGTCATTACGCTGACCGTCAATGACAACCCACAGTTTGTGCGTAAGTGGCAGCCAGTAATCATGCCACCAGAAAAGCACTATGCCTATGCCATTCAATGGCTCGGCTTAGGTGTGGCCGCATTTTTAGTTTATTTTTTTGCACTTCGCAATCGACTTAAGAAGGTATCCAATGATGAACACCAGTAA